From Triticum urartu cultivar G1812 chromosome 2, Tu2.1, whole genome shotgun sequence, a single genomic window includes:
- the LOC125534481 gene encoding probable metal-nicotianamine transporter YSL10: MFSVIVMKLNLTTGIIPSLNVSAGLLGFFLLHSWTRLLDKAGIPGVKPFTRQENTVVQTCVVACSGIAFSGGFGSYMFGMSERISEQSGEVRDEDSIKNPSLGWMIGFLFIVSFLGLFSVVPLRKIMIIDYKLIYPSGTATAHLINSFHTPQGAKLAKLQVKTLGKFFAMSFSWGFFQWFYTGGKDCGFSSFPTLGLEARRQKFYFDFSATYLGVGMICPYLVNLSVLLGGIISWGIMWPIIEHKKGDWYPADLKPSSLRGIVGYRVFISISLILGDGLYNFLKVLTRTMTALVAQVRGMMSGPTLPISEAGGDLTPAETFDDQRRTELFMKDQIPNTLALSAYVITAVISVITVPRIFHQLRWYHVATSYVIAPVLAFCNAYGCGLTDWSLATTYGKLAIFLVGAWAGASNGGIIAGLAACGVMIGIVSTASDLTQDFKTGYMTLASPRSMFVSQVIGTAMGCVIAPSVFWLFYKAFGDIGTPGSEYPSPNALVYRNMAILGVQGLGSLPKHCLDLCIVFFVGAIVVNLARDLAGPNIAQFIPLPMAMAIPFYLGPYFGIDMCIGSLIRFVWDHVDGARAKAFAPPVASGLICGDGIWTLPQSVLALAGVRPPICMKFLPRATNIQVEAFIKSLPPPPG; the protein is encoded by the exons atgttcagcgtcatcgtcatgAAGCTCAACCTCACCACCGGCATCATCCCCTCCCTCAACGTCTCCGCGGGGCTCCTCGGCTTCTTCCTCCTCCACTCGTGGACCAGGCTGCTCGACAAGGCCGGCATCCCCGGCGTCAAGCCCTTCACCCGCCAGGAGAACACCGTCGTCCAGACCTGCGTCGTCGCGTGCTCCGGCATCGCCTTCAGCG GGGGATTTGGGAGCTACATGTTCGGGATGAGCGAGAGGATCAGCGAGCAGTCAGGGGAGGTGAGGGACGAGGACAGCATCAAGAACCCCAGCCTGGGCTGGATGATCGGCTTCCTCTTCATCGTCAGCTTCCTGGGCCTCTTCTCTGTCGTGCCCCTCAGGAAG ATAATGATCATCGATTACAAGCTCATCTACCCGAGCGGCACGGCCACGGCGCACCTCATCAACAGCTTCCACACTCCCCAGGGCGCAAAGCTGGCCAA GCTACAGGTGAAGACGCTGGGCAAGTTTTTCGCGATGAGCTTCAGCTGGGGCTTCTTCCAGTGGTTCTACACCGGCGGCAAAGACTGCGGATTCAGCTCCTTCCCCACCTTGGGCCTCGAGGCACGCAGACAAAA GTTCTACTTCGACTTCTCGGCGACGTACCTAGGTGTCGGGATGATCTGCCCCTACCTCGTCAACCTCTCCGTCCTCCTCGGAGGCATCATATCATGGGGGATCATGTGGCCTATCATCGAGCACAAGAAGGGCGACTGGTACCCCGCCGACCTCAAGCCCAGCAGCCTCCGCGGCATCGTCGGCTACCGG GTGTTCATCTCCATCTCGCTCATCCTCGGCGACGGCCTCTACAATTTCCTCAAGGTGCTGACCCGGACCATGACGGCGCTGGTGGCGCAGGTGCGCGGGATGATGTCGGGCCCGACCCTGCCCATCAGCGAGGCCGGGGGCGACCTGACGCCGGCGGAGACGTTCGACGACCAGCGCCGCACGGAGCTCTTCATGAAGGACCAGATCCCCAACACGCTCGCGCTGAGCGCCTACGTGATCACCGCGGTGATATCCGTCATCACGGTGCCGCGCATCTTCCACCAGCTCAGGTGGTACCACGTGGCCACCTCCTACGTGATCGCGCCGGTGCTGGCCTTCTGCAACGCCTACGGCTGCGGCCTCACGGACTGGTCCCTCGCCACCACCTACGGCAAGCTGGCCATCTTCCTGGTGGGCGCCTGGGCCGGCGCGTCCAACGGCGGCATCATCGCCGGCCTCGCCGCGTGCGGGGTCATGATCGGCATCGTGTCCACGGCGTCCGACCTGACGCAGGACTTCAAGACGGGTTACATGACGCTGGCGTCGCCGCGGTCCATGTTCGTGAGCCAGGTGATCGGCACGGCCATGGGGTGCGTGATCGCGCCGTCCGTGTTCTGGCTCTTCTACAAGGCGTTCGGCGACATCGGCACGCCGGGGTCCGAGTACCCGTCGCCCAACGCGCTGGTGTACCGCAACATGGCGATCCTGGGCGTGCAGGGGCTGGGGTCGCTGCCCAAGCACTGCCTGGACCTCTGCATCGTCTTCTTCGTGGGCGCGATCGTGGTGAACCTGGCTCGGGACCTCGCGGGGCCAAACATCGCGCAGTTCATCCCGCTGCCGATGGCCATGGCCATCCCATTCTACCTGGGGCCCTACTTCGGGATCGACATGTGCATCGGGAGCCTGATCCGGTTCGTGTGGGACCACGTGGACGGCGCGAGGGCCAAGGCGTTCGCACCGCCCGTGGCGTCGGGGCTCATCTGCGGCGACGGCATCTGGACGCTGCCGCAGTCGGTGCTGGCGCTGGCCGGCGTGAGGCCGCCCATCTGCATGAAGTTCCTACCGCGCGCCACCAACATCCAGGTGGAGGCCTTCATCAAATCTCTACCGCCGCCGCCTGGCTAA